From Eubalaena glacialis isolate mEubGla1 chromosome 5, mEubGla1.1.hap2.+ XY, whole genome shotgun sequence, one genomic window encodes:
- the GUCY1A1 gene encoding guanylate cyclase soluble subunit alpha-1 — MFCAKLKDLQITGDCPFSLLAPGQAPKEPAGEAAGGGPAAPPGRQGVCPGDPGEKPPAGLPQRKSSRSRVYLHTLAESICKLIFPEFERLNLALQRTLAKHKIKESRKSLEREDFEKIMADQAIAAGVPVETIRESLGEELFKICYEEDEYILGVVGGTLKDFLNSFSTLLRQSSHCQEAEKKGRFEDASILCLDKDPDFLNVYYFFPKRITSLILPGIVKAAARLLYETEVEVSSTPPCFHQHCSEFMDQPCLLYSVHVKTPRPSPPPGKPPSSLVIPASLFCKTFPFHFMLDRDMAILQLGNGVRRLTSRRDVQGKPHFDECFEILTPKVSQTFSGILTMLNMQFVVRVRRWDNAVKKPSRVMDLKGQMIYLVESSAVLFLGSPCVDRLEDFTGRGLYLSDIPIHNALRDVVLIGEQARAQDGLKKRLGKLKATLEQAHQALEEEKRKTVDLLCSIFPCEVAQQLWQGRAVQAKRFGDVTMLFSDIVGFTAICARCSPLQVITMLNALYTRFDRQCGELDVYKVETIGDAYCVAGGLHKESDTHAVRIALMALKMMELSDEVVSPHGEPIKMRIGLHSGSVFAGVVGVKMPRYCLFGNNVTLANKFESCSVPRKINVSPTTYRLLKDCPGFVFTPRSREELPPNFPSDIPGICHFLEAYQQGTTSKPWFQKQDAEEANANFLGKASGID, encoded by the exons ATGTTTTGCGCGAAGCTGAAGGACCTGCAGATCACGGGGGACTGCCCCTTCTCGCTGCTGGCCCCGGGGCAGGCCCCCAAAGAGCCCGCGGGCGAGGCGGCGGGGGGCGGGCCCGCAGCTCCGCCCGGACGGCAGGGCGTCTGTCCCGGCGACCCCGGGGAGAAGCCACCCGCGGGGCTTCCCCAGAGGAAGAGCAGCCGCAGCCGCGTCTACCTGCACACTTTGGCAGAGAGTATTTGCAAACTGATCTTCCCGGAG TTTGAGCGGCTGAACCTTGCCCTTCAGAGAACACTggcaaaacacaaaataaaggaaAGCAG gAAATCCTTGGAAAGAGAagactttgaaaaaataatggcagaCCAAGCGATTGCAGCAG GGGTCCCAGTGGAGACCATCAGAGAGTCTCTCGGTGAGGAGCTTTTCAAAATATGCTATGAAGAAGATGAATACATCCTAGGTGTGGTCGGAGGAACCCTGAAAGACTTTTTAAATAGCTTCAGCACCCTTCTGAGACAAAGCAGCCACTGCCAGGAAGCAGAAAAGAAGGGCAGGTTTGAGGACGCGTCCATCCTATGCCTGGACAAAGATCCCGATTTCTTAAATGTTTACTATTTCTTCCCCAAGAGGATCACTTCCCTGATTCTCCCCGGCATCGTTAAGGCAGCCGCTCGCCTCTTGTACGAGACCGAAGTGGAGGTGTCCTCGACGCCCCCCTGCTTCCACCAGCACTGCAGCGAGTTCATGGACCAGCCCTGCCTGCTCTACTCCGTCCACGTCAAGACCCCCCGACCGTCCCCACCCCCCGGGAAGCCCCCGTCCTCACTGGTGATCCCCGCCTCGCTCTTCTGCAAGACCTTCCCCTTCCATTTCATGCTGGACAGAGACATGGCCATCCTGCAGCTGGGCAACGGCGTCAGAAGGCTGACGAGCCGGAGAGACGTGCAAGGGAAGCCTCATTTTGACGAGTGCTTCGAGATCCTCACTCCAAAAGTCAGCCAGACGTTCAGCGGAATCCTCACCATGCTGAACATGCAGTTTGTGGTCCGCGTGAGGAGGTGGGACAACGCCGTGAAGAAACCTTCCAGG GTGATGGACCTCAAAGGCCAGATGATCTACCTGGTGGAGTCCAGCGCCGTCCTGTTCCTGGGCTCGCCCTGCGTGGACAGACTGGAGGACTTCACGGGCCGCGGGCTCTACCTCTCGGACATCCCCATCCACAACGCGCTGCGCGACGTGGTCCTGATCGGAGAGCAGGCCAGGGCGCAGGACGGCCTGAAGAAGCGGCTGGGCAAGCTCAAGGCCACGCTGGAGCAGGCCCACCAGGCCCTGGAGGAGGAGAAGCGGAAGACGGTGGACCTCCTGTGCTCCATCTTCCCCTGCGAGGTGGCGCAGCAGCTGTGGCAGGGCCGGGCCGTGCAGGCCAAGCGGTTCGGCGACGTCACCATGCTCTTCTCGGACATCGTGGGCTTCACGGCCATCTGCGCCCGCTGCTCGCCGCTGCAGGTCATCACCATGCTCAACGCGCTCTATACCCGCTTCGACCGGCAGTGCGGGGAGCTAGACGTCTACAAG GTGGAGACCATCGGCGATGCATACTGTGTGGCTGGGGGCTTGCACAAAGAGAGTGACACGCACGCTGTTCGGATCGCACTGATGGCCCTGAAGATGATGGAGCTCTCTGATGAAGTGGTGTCTCCCCACGGAGAGCCCATCAAG ATGCGCATTGGACTGCATTCTGGGTCGGTTTTTGCCGGAGTTGTCGGAGTTAAGATGCCCCGTTACTGCCTTTTTGGAAACAATGTCACCTTGGCTAACAAGTTCGAGTCCTGCAGTGTCCCCCGGAAAATCAACGTCAGCCCTACCACCTACAG ATTACTCAAAGACTGTCCTGGTTTTGTGTTTACACCTCGATCAAGGGAGGAACTCCCGCCAAACTTTCCTAGTGACATTCCTGGAATCTGTCATTTTCTGGAAGCTTATCAACAAGGAACAACTTCAAAGCCATGGTTCCAGAAGCAAGATGCTGAGGAAGCCAATGCCAATTTCTTAGGCAAAGCATCGGGCATAGATTAG